In the Streptomyces formicae genome, one interval contains:
- a CDS encoding dihydrodipicolinate reductase, translated as MISTVVWGTGNVGRAAIRAVEAHPSLELAAVLVHSPGKVGRDAGELAGLESQLGVAATDDVDAVLAAGPGAVVYAASGDIRPDEALADVVRAVGAGAVVVTPALYPLYERRGAPAEFRDPVLAAVASGGGSLFVSGVDPGWGNDVLPLLVSGLGSTVDAIRCQEIFDYSTYDQEDSVRHLIGMGHPMEYEPLMLAPSVPTMVWGGQIRLMARALGAELDEIRETLERRALDATVATRTMGEFAAGTQGAVRFEVRGIVGGEPRIVIEHITRIHPSCAPDWPAPPDGGDGAHRVIVEGRPRIEVTVEATDEGENRSAGGNATAAGRLVNAIDWLVEHEPGLYDALDVPLRPAAGRLGRKQP; from the coding sequence ATGATTTCCACGGTGGTGTGGGGAACGGGCAACGTGGGCCGTGCGGCCATTCGTGCCGTCGAGGCGCATCCGTCGCTCGAACTCGCGGCGGTCCTGGTGCACAGCCCCGGAAAGGTCGGCCGTGACGCGGGTGAACTCGCCGGTCTGGAGAGTCAGTTGGGCGTCGCGGCGACCGATGATGTCGACGCGGTGCTCGCGGCGGGGCCGGGCGCCGTGGTGTACGCGGCGTCCGGTGACATCCGCCCGGACGAGGCGCTCGCCGATGTCGTCAGGGCGGTCGGGGCGGGGGCGGTGGTGGTGACGCCCGCGCTGTACCCGCTCTACGAACGGCGGGGCGCGCCCGCCGAGTTCAGGGATCCGGTGCTCGCCGCCGTCGCGTCCGGCGGCGGGTCGCTGTTCGTCTCCGGCGTGGACCCCGGCTGGGGCAACGACGTGCTGCCGCTCCTGGTCAGTGGGCTCGGCTCCACCGTCGACGCCATCCGCTGCCAGGAGATCTTCGACTACTCCACGTACGACCAGGAGGACTCGGTCCGCCATCTGATCGGCATGGGCCACCCGATGGAGTACGAACCGCTGATGCTCGCCCCGAGCGTGCCGACCATGGTGTGGGGCGGGCAGATCCGGCTGATGGCCAGGGCGCTCGGCGCCGAACTCGACGAGATCCGCGAGACGTTGGAGCGCCGTGCCCTCGACGCCACCGTGGCGACCAGGACCATGGGCGAGTTCGCCGCGGGGACGCAGGGCGCGGTGCGGTTCGAGGTGCGGGGCATCGTCGGGGGCGAACCCCGCATCGTCATCGAGCACATCACCCGCATCCACCCGTCCTGCGCCCCCGACTGGCCCGCCCCGCCCGACGGCGGAGACGGCGCGCACCGCGTGATCGTCGAGGGCCGCCCGCGCATCGAGGTCACCGTCGAGGCCACCGACGAGGGCGAGAACCGCTCGGCGGGCGGCAACGCCACCGCGGCGGGACGCCTCGTCAACGCCATCGACTGGCTCGTGGAGCACGAACCCGGCCTCTATGACGCGCTCGACGTCCCGCTGCGCCCCGCGGCGGGCCGACTCGGAAGGAAGCAGCCATGA
- a CDS encoding carboxymuconolactone decarboxylase family protein — translation MHIDIPDGKEPIGYVWGEMVPGIGIAASNFSLAVYEHTTLGLREFEAARLRVAQLNGCAFCLDWRTERDGEKVEEEFADAVTGWRTTDAFDERTRLAAEYAERYTLDHHGLDEEFWQRMTARYSQREIVELSMCVGSWLAFGRLNHVLGLDSVCVLPRP, via the coding sequence ATGCACATCGACATCCCCGACGGCAAGGAACCCATCGGATACGTGTGGGGCGAGATGGTCCCCGGCATCGGGATCGCCGCGTCCAACTTCTCGCTCGCGGTGTACGAGCACACCACGCTCGGCCTGCGCGAGTTCGAGGCGGCCCGGCTGCGGGTCGCGCAGCTCAACGGCTGCGCCTTCTGCCTGGACTGGCGCACCGAACGCGACGGCGAGAAGGTCGAGGAGGAGTTCGCGGACGCGGTGACCGGGTGGCGCACCACCGACGCCTTCGACGAGCGCACCCGGCTCGCCGCGGAGTACGCGGAGCGCTACACCCTGGACCACCACGGCCTCGACGAGGAGTTCTGGCAGCGGATGACCGCGCGCTACAGCCAGCGCGAGATCGTGGAGCTGAGCATGTGCGTCGGCTCGTGGCTGGCGTTCGGCAGGCTCAACCACGTGTTGGGCCTGGACAGCGTGTGCGTGCTGCCCAGGCCCTGA
- a CDS encoding M4 family metallopeptidase: MRTTPKRPKGLRTAGIPSAAGGVALLGVSALLALAVPVAHAADPGGPDPVPELIPGLHTATPALVDGIEEPAQDSGPAAAAAKKHLEEKKSRYRIADPRRDLTAGKTVRGRTGEAVRFQQKHKGIPVLGGQYLVRLAEKGGDRVVTGTSGKYFTGLTVGAGAEVSERTAVERATAAALSGLSEGGAGQWSKLSGPAAKKPAEGAKKQRGKKSSLSGKSHGLVVLPQGKGVLTYHVTVTGEDPTTGAPVKQEIYVDANAGFPVLSYSGIQALDDAPAGHPGTKGSGVKLDGSKVALDVTKDARTGAYGLIDQRRQWGGSKNPITTYDARDVDANDASGKWPSGLKDVTSPTPEFGKDATEAGAVDAHWAAGQVYDYYKAKHGRDSLDDKGMAINSLVGVTDQGQPFVNAFWDGQKMVYGGGDEENKVFSADLDVVGHEMTHGVVEHTAGLVYTGQSGALNEAVADYFGNAIDVTATGNEDSPEASLIGEDLCRTQGPKDCAMRDLNDGRTTAKDFLGVTYATDSGGVHLNSTIFSGALWDIREDLGGKRADRIVYKALTEYLTPLDGFTEARNAVVAAAKDLGVKGADLRSVTRAFDAHGIVKGWEKAIGADSDKLLGDLNIKRTGAGAGGGWWATSKSDEEGGEPYSVYAGRTDGKGTPKLLSPNDGRFHVYPDTDGKTVAWVAYGADSVDVLSRPLKGGPVKKLWSAGTTVGNVKVSGDTVAWQESSPFGQQRVAYIKPGEREPHFVDGGRYEVATALPTLSGAKLGYAKVYTDKDGIQQVSTEITDVRTGKQTLVPAKESRLGISTPTINGKYLYWLVDDIADDNRQGLRRAKLDGTGLTDVIPEDGDDSYFWGVDASDSALTLTQWKPEQGWSNSNLTKLVQTDLDGKGRGRVSCNRGEQSYGAADTGTRVVWIDGTTGHTDLVTRARPAGTC, from the coding sequence ATGAGGACAACACCCAAGAGACCCAAGGGACTTCGCACAGCGGGCATACCCAGCGCGGCCGGTGGTGTCGCCCTGCTCGGCGTCTCCGCGCTGCTCGCCCTCGCCGTGCCGGTCGCCCACGCCGCCGACCCCGGCGGCCCTGACCCCGTGCCCGAGCTGATACCCGGCCTGCACACCGCGACGCCCGCCCTGGTGGACGGGATCGAGGAGCCCGCGCAGGACTCGGGCCCCGCGGCCGCCGCCGCGAAGAAGCACCTCGAGGAGAAGAAGAGCCGCTACCGCATAGCCGACCCCCGGCGGGACCTGACCGCGGGGAAGACGGTGCGCGGGCGGACCGGCGAGGCCGTGCGCTTCCAGCAGAAGCACAAGGGCATACCGGTGCTCGGCGGCCAGTACCTGGTGCGCCTTGCGGAGAAGGGCGGCGACCGGGTCGTCACCGGCACCTCCGGCAAGTACTTCACGGGGCTCACGGTGGGGGCCGGGGCCGAGGTCTCCGAGAGGACCGCCGTCGAGCGGGCCACCGCGGCCGCCCTCTCGGGCCTCTCCGAGGGCGGGGCGGGTCAGTGGTCCAAGCTGAGCGGCCCCGCCGCGAAGAAGCCCGCGGAAGGCGCCAAGAAGCAGCGGGGCAAGAAGAGTTCACTCAGCGGGAAGTCCCACGGCCTCGTCGTCCTACCGCAGGGCAAGGGCGTCCTGACGTACCACGTCACGGTGACCGGCGAGGACCCCACGACCGGGGCGCCGGTCAAGCAGGAGATCTACGTCGACGCGAACGCCGGTTTCCCGGTGCTCAGTTACTCCGGGATCCAGGCCCTCGACGACGCCCCGGCCGGACACCCCGGCACCAAGGGCTCGGGCGTGAAGCTCGACGGGAGCAAGGTCGCCCTCGACGTCACCAAGGACGCGCGGACCGGGGCGTACGGCCTGATCGACCAGCGCCGCCAGTGGGGCGGCAGCAAGAACCCCATCACCACATACGACGCGCGCGACGTGGACGCCAACGACGCCTCGGGCAAGTGGCCTTCGGGCCTCAAGGACGTCACGTCGCCGACGCCCGAGTTCGGCAAGGACGCCACCGAGGCGGGCGCGGTCGACGCGCACTGGGCGGCCGGGCAGGTCTACGACTACTACAAGGCCAAGCACGGCAGGGACAGCCTGGACGACAAGGGCATGGCCATCAACTCCCTGGTGGGCGTGACGGATCAGGGACAGCCGTTCGTCAACGCCTTCTGGGACGGCCAGAAGATGGTCTACGGAGGCGGCGACGAGGAGAACAAGGTCTTCTCCGCCGACCTGGACGTGGTCGGCCACGAGATGACCCACGGCGTCGTCGAGCACACCGCGGGCCTGGTCTACACCGGCCAGTCGGGCGCCCTGAACGAGGCCGTCGCCGACTACTTCGGCAACGCGATCGACGTCACCGCCACCGGCAACGAGGACTCCCCCGAGGCATCCCTGATCGGCGAGGACCTGTGCCGTACCCAGGGGCCGAAGGACTGCGCGATGCGCGACCTCAACGACGGCCGCACCACCGCCAAGGACTTCCTCGGCGTCACCTACGCCACCGACAGCGGCGGCGTGCACCTCAACTCCACCATCTTCTCGGGGGCGTTGTGGGACATCCGTGAGGACCTCGGCGGCAAGCGCGCCGACCGGATCGTCTACAAGGCGCTCACCGAGTACCTCACCCCGCTCGACGGCTTCACCGAGGCCCGCAACGCGGTCGTCGCCGCCGCCAAGGACCTCGGCGTCAAGGGCGCCGACCTGCGCTCGGTCACCCGGGCCTTCGACGCGCACGGCATCGTGAAGGGCTGGGAGAAGGCGATCGGCGCCGACTCCGACAAGCTCCTGGGCGACCTCAACATCAAGCGGACGGGCGCGGGCGCGGGCGGTGGCTGGTGGGCCACCTCCAAGTCCGACGAGGAGGGCGGCGAGCCGTACTCCGTCTACGCGGGCCGCACCGACGGCAAGGGCACCCCGAAGCTGCTCAGCCCCAACGACGGGCGCTTCCACGTCTATCCGGACACCGACGGCAAGACGGTGGCCTGGGTCGCGTACGGCGCGGACAGCGTGGACGTCCTCTCACGCCCGCTCAAGGGCGGTCCCGTCAAGAAGCTCTGGTCGGCGGGGACGACGGTCGGCAACGTCAAGGTCTCCGGTGACACCGTCGCCTGGCAGGAGTCGAGCCCCTTCGGGCAGCAGCGCGTCGCCTACATCAAGCCCGGCGAGCGCGAGCCGCACTTCGTGGACGGCGGCCGCTACGAGGTGGCCACCGCGCTGCCGACACTGAGCGGCGCCAAGCTCGGGTACGCCAAGGTGTACACCGACAAGGACGGCATCCAGCAGGTCTCGACCGAGATCACGGACGTGCGCACCGGCAAGCAGACGCTGGTCCCCGCCAAGGAGAGCCGCCTCGGCATCTCCACGCCGACGATCAACGGGAAGTACCTGTACTGGCTGGTCGACGACATCGCCGACGACAACCGGCAGGGCCTTCGCCGCGCGAAGTTGGACGGCACGGGCCTGACCGACGTCATCCCCGAGGACGGCGACGACTCCTACTTCTGGGGCGTGGACGCCTCCGACAGTGCGCTGACGCTGACCCAGTGGAAGCCCGAGCAGGGCTGGAGCAACAGCAACCTCACCAAGCTCGTCCAGACCGACCTGGACGGCAAGGGCCGGGGGCGCGTGTCCTGCAACCGCGGTGAGCAGAGCTACGGCGCCGCCGACACCGGCACGCGCGTGGTGTGGATCGACGGCACGACGGGCCACACCGACCTGGTGACCCGGGCCCGCCCCGCGGGCACCTGCTGA
- a CDS encoding MFS transporter, producing the protein MATTAQPPRALVRIVAASLVGTTIEWYDFFLYGSAAALVFNTLFFPSSDPLVGTLLSFLTYAVGFAARPLGGVVFGHFGDRVGRKRLLVISLLMMGGATFAMGLLPTHASIGVGAPVLLTVLRLVQGFALGGEWGGAVLLVSEHGGDKSRGFWASWPQAGAPGGNLLATGVLALLAAVQSDEAFLAWGWRVPFLLSGVLVMIGLWIRVSVTESPVFLAAQRKAEAAAAEGAEEKPPVVEVFRRSWREVLTAIGTRFGENISYYILTAFVLVYVTVHLELPKSDALNAVLIGSAFHFVTIPLWGALSDRVGRRPVMLIGALGMAGWAFAFFALLDSRSFPVITLAVTVGLLFHGAMYGPQAAFISELFDTKVRYSGASMGSQLASIVGGALAPIIAVELLKDYESALPVALYMSCAALVTAVTVRFARETRGRDLSRDEAVDGAGARGADTGSSVERQGSVPLGG; encoded by the coding sequence ATGGCCACCACCGCCCAACCGCCGCGCGCCCTCGTCAGGATCGTCGCCGCGAGCCTCGTCGGCACCACCATCGAGTGGTACGACTTCTTCCTCTACGGCTCGGCCGCCGCACTCGTCTTCAACACGCTGTTCTTCCCGTCGAGCGACCCCCTCGTCGGCACCCTCCTGTCCTTCCTCACCTACGCCGTGGGCTTCGCGGCCCGGCCGCTCGGCGGAGTCGTCTTCGGGCACTTCGGCGACCGCGTGGGGCGCAAGAGGCTGCTCGTCATCAGCCTCCTGATGATGGGTGGCGCCACGTTCGCGATGGGACTCCTCCCCACCCACGCGAGCATCGGCGTCGGCGCTCCCGTCCTGCTCACCGTGTTGCGGCTCGTACAGGGCTTCGCGCTCGGCGGGGAGTGGGGCGGCGCCGTGCTGCTCGTCTCCGAGCACGGCGGCGACAAGAGCCGGGGGTTCTGGGCCTCCTGGCCGCAGGCGGGCGCACCGGGCGGGAACCTGCTCGCCACCGGCGTGCTGGCGCTGCTCGCCGCCGTCCAGTCGGACGAGGCGTTCCTCGCCTGGGGGTGGCGCGTGCCGTTCCTGCTGTCCGGGGTGCTCGTGATGATCGGCCTGTGGATCCGCGTCTCGGTCACCGAGTCACCGGTCTTCCTGGCGGCGCAGCGCAAGGCCGAGGCGGCCGCCGCCGAGGGCGCCGAGGAGAAGCCGCCCGTGGTCGAGGTGTTCCGCAGGAGCTGGCGCGAGGTGCTCACCGCGATCGGCACCCGCTTCGGCGAGAACATCTCGTACTACATCCTCACGGCCTTCGTCCTGGTCTACGTCACCGTCCACCTCGAACTCCCCAAGAGCGACGCCCTGAACGCGGTGCTCATCGGCTCCGCGTTCCACTTCGTCACCATCCCGCTGTGGGGCGCCCTCTCCGACCGCGTCGGGCGCCGCCCGGTGATGCTGATCGGCGCGCTCGGCATGGCGGGCTGGGCCTTCGCCTTCTTCGCGCTGCTCGACTCCCGTTCCTTCCCCGTCATCACGCTGGCGGTCACCGTCGGACTGCTCTTCCACGGCGCGATGTACGGGCCGCAGGCCGCGTTCATCTCCGAGCTCTTCGACACCAAGGTGCGCTACTCCGGCGCCTCGATGGGCTCCCAGCTGGCGTCCATCGTCGGCGGCGCCCTCGCGCCGATCATCGCCGTGGAACTGCTCAAGGACTACGAGTCGGCGCTGCCCGTCGCCCTCTACATGTCCTGCGCGGCCCTCGTCACCGCCGTGACCGTGCGGTTCGCCAGGGAGACCAGGGGCCGCGACCTGTCCAGGGACGAGGCCGTGGACGGAGCCGGTGCGAGGGGAGCCGACACCGGCTCCTCGGTCGAACGGCAGGGTTCCGTGCCGCTCGGCGGCTGA
- a CDS encoding helix-turn-helix domain-containing protein, whose product MLPTTRGTDHAEPPAGLRALLDLLDRGAPAEEFARPAARAREAGATPSELAALGEATDVALRVHRTLGAHRRREAELTALFDTASDLAALRDPDAVLRAIVRRAKLLLGTDVTYLSLNDESAGDTYMRVTDGSVAAAFQQLRLGMGEGLGGLVAQTARPYVTGDYQQDPRFHHTDAIDGAVLQEGLRAILGVPLRLGARVIGVLYAADRAAREFATEEIVLLSSLADHAAIAIDGARLLEETRAALVDLNAANETIRAHSSAMRRAEQAHDQLTDLVLRGGGAGDVADGIAALLDGGALIHDADGVELARTASGPLAPPAQAVAASRASGRAVPQDGTWVCAVLAGPELLGSIALTGRAELAESDRRLFERASVVTALLLLLRRSVAETEDRVRGELLGDLLSTTGDPSGFAGRARRLGVRLEGPLAVFVAHSESVPRRRLLAAAHRTARAHSGLAGAHHDDVVLVTPAQSPGAAVHPLAADLGQAVGAPVTVGAAGPVTGPEGLPAAHAEALRCLSALRALGHTGRGAALADLGFVGLLIGEQADLGGYVRATLGPLIDYDAERGTDLVRTLEAYFGKDRSLTKAKTALHVHVNTVVQRLERVARLLGDDWNTPARTLEIQLALRLHRLTPPG is encoded by the coding sequence ATGCTCCCCACCACCCGAGGCACGGACCACGCCGAACCCCCGGCCGGCCTGCGCGCGCTGCTCGACCTGCTGGACCGGGGCGCGCCCGCCGAGGAGTTCGCGCGCCCCGCGGCCCGCGCCCGCGAGGCCGGTGCCACCCCCTCAGAGCTCGCCGCGCTCGGCGAGGCCACCGACGTGGCGCTGCGCGTCCACCGCACCCTGGGCGCGCACCGCCGCCGTGAGGCCGAACTCACCGCGCTCTTCGACACCGCGAGCGACCTGGCGGCGCTGCGCGACCCGGACGCCGTGCTCCGCGCCATCGTGCGCCGCGCGAAACTGCTGCTCGGCACCGACGTCACGTACCTCTCGCTCAACGACGAGAGCGCGGGCGACACCTACATGCGGGTGACCGACGGCAGTGTCGCCGCCGCCTTCCAGCAGCTGCGGCTCGGCATGGGGGAGGGGCTCGGCGGTCTCGTCGCGCAGACCGCCCGCCCCTACGTCACCGGCGACTACCAGCAGGACCCCCGCTTCCACCACACCGACGCCATCGACGGCGCCGTCCTCCAGGAGGGGCTGCGGGCGATCCTCGGCGTGCCGCTGCGGCTCGGCGCGCGCGTCATCGGGGTGCTCTACGCCGCCGACCGCGCGGCCCGCGAGTTCGCGACGGAGGAGATCGTGCTGCTCTCCTCGCTCGCCGACCACGCCGCCATCGCCATCGACGGGGCCAGGCTGCTCGAAGAGACCCGCGCCGCGCTCGTCGACCTCAACGCCGCCAACGAGACGATCCGCGCGCACAGCAGCGCCATGCGCCGCGCCGAGCAGGCCCACGACCAGCTCACCGACCTCGTGCTGCGCGGCGGCGGCGCGGGCGACGTGGCCGACGGCATCGCCGCCCTGCTCGACGGCGGCGCCCTCATCCACGACGCGGACGGCGTGGAGCTGGCCCGCACCGCGTCCGGTCCGCTCGCCCCGCCCGCCCAGGCCGTCGCCGCGTCACGGGCCAGCGGCCGCGCGGTCCCGCAGGACGGCACCTGGGTGTGCGCGGTGCTCGCGGGCCCCGAACTCCTCGGCAGCATCGCCCTGACGGGGCGGGCCGAACTCGCCGAGTCCGACCGGCGGCTCTTCGAGCGCGCGAGCGTCGTGACCGCGCTCCTGCTCCTGCTGCGCCGGTCGGTGGCCGAGACCGAGGACCGGGTGCGCGGCGAACTCCTCGGCGACCTGCTGTCCACCACCGGCGACCCCTCGGGCTTCGCGGGCCGGGCCCGCCGACTCGGCGTACGCCTGGAGGGGCCGCTCGCGGTGTTCGTCGCGCACAGCGAGAGCGTGCCACGGCGGCGGCTGCTCGCCGCCGCGCACCGCACGGCCCGCGCGCACAGCGGGCTCGCCGGGGCGCACCACGACGACGTGGTGCTCGTGACGCCCGCGCAGAGCCCGGGCGCGGCCGTCCACCCGCTCGCCGCCGACCTCGGCCAGGCCGTCGGTGCCCCGGTCACCGTCGGCGCGGCGGGACCGGTCACGGGCCCCGAAGGGCTGCCCGCCGCGCACGCAGAGGCCCTGCGCTGCCTGTCCGCGCTGCGTGCCCTCGGCCACACCGGGCGCGGCGCGGCCCTCGCCGACCTCGGCTTCGTCGGCCTGCTCATCGGCGAACAGGCCGATCTGGGCGGCTACGTCAGGGCGACCCTCGGCCCCCTCATCGACTACGACGCCGAACGCGGCACCGACCTCGTCCGCACCCTGGAGGCGTACTTCGGCAAGGACCGCAGCCTGACCAAGGCCAAGACCGCGCTGCACGTCCACGTGAACACGGTGGTGCAGCGCCTGGAGCGGGTCGCGCGGCTCCTCGGCGACGACTGGAACACCCCTGCCCGCACCCTGGAGATCCAACTCGCGCTCAGGCTCCACCGGTTGACGCCGCCGGGGTGA
- a CDS encoding LysR family transcriptional regulator — protein sequence MELRQLRYFVAVVEEANFTRAAARLHLAQPGVSAQVRQLERELGHRLLDRSGREVTPTEVGRALLPYARAALAAVEGARRTAEEFTGLLRGQVTLGLVSGAAIHEFDVVSVLADFHDAHPQVEISLTEDSSERMLTALRGGELDMALLGVGAEEPPPGICLHIVIDEPLVAVMAPDDPLLAPADRTDVPLAELAERPLISLPRGTGVRGVLDRACAEAGFRPRIAFEAAAPEVLVRLAERGLGVAVLPGISDAEAAAFGLRSLEITDPRSRGRIALARRTDGPATPAARALLDRLREKLTPAASTGGA from the coding sequence ATGGAACTTCGGCAGTTGCGGTACTTCGTCGCCGTGGTGGAGGAGGCCAACTTCACCCGTGCCGCCGCCCGGCTGCATCTGGCGCAGCCCGGAGTGAGCGCGCAGGTACGGCAGTTGGAACGGGAGCTGGGCCACCGCCTCCTCGACCGCTCGGGCCGCGAGGTGACGCCCACCGAGGTGGGCAGGGCGCTGCTGCCGTACGCGCGGGCCGCGCTCGCCGCCGTCGAGGGGGCGCGGCGGACGGCCGAGGAGTTCACGGGGCTGCTGCGCGGCCAGGTCACGCTCGGTCTCGTGTCGGGCGCCGCCATCCACGAGTTCGACGTGGTGTCGGTGCTCGCCGACTTCCACGACGCGCATCCCCAGGTCGAGATCTCCCTCACCGAGGACTCCTCCGAGCGGATGCTGACCGCGCTGCGCGGGGGCGAGCTGGACATGGCGCTCCTCGGCGTCGGCGCGGAGGAGCCGCCGCCCGGCATCTGTCTGCACATCGTGATCGACGAGCCGCTGGTCGCCGTCATGGCGCCCGACGATCCGCTCCTCGCGCCCGCCGACCGTACGGACGTGCCCCTGGCCGAGCTGGCGGAGCGCCCGCTGATCAGCCTGCCGCGCGGCACCGGTGTGCGCGGCGTCCTCGACCGGGCCTGCGCGGAAGCCGGGTTCAGGCCCCGGATCGCCTTCGAGGCGGCGGCTCCCGAGGTCCTGGTGCGGCTCGCGGAGCGTGGTCTCGGCGTGGCCGTGCTGCCCGGGATCTCCGACGCGGAGGCCGCGGCGTTCGGCCTGCGGTCGCTGGAGATCACGGATCCTCGTTCGCGCGGCAGGATCGCGCTGGCCCGGCGGACGGACGGGCCCGCGACCCCGGCGGCCCGCGCCCTGCTCGACAGGCTGCGCGAGAAGCTCACCCCGGCGGCGTCAACCGGTGGAGCCTGA
- a CDS encoding maleylpyruvate isomerase family mycothiol-dependent enzyme has protein sequence MGNDDTEVRAAIAAERKELADLFDGLRADQWEAPSLCAGWRVREVVAHMSLGFRYSLPGVLAELVKARGSLHRMTDRRARADAAAFTTAELAALIRDNAHHPWTPPVGGYVNALGHDVVHGLDVTAALGLDRKVPLDRVRVLLDQVTPKTLKFFGADVTGVALHADDLDWSYGTGTPLHGSAQDLLLLTYGRKVSLT, from the coding sequence ATGGGTAACGACGACACCGAAGTCAGGGCCGCGATCGCCGCCGAACGCAAGGAACTCGCCGATCTCTTCGACGGACTGCGCGCCGATCAGTGGGAGGCGCCCTCGCTCTGCGCGGGCTGGCGCGTGCGCGAGGTCGTGGCCCACATGTCCCTGGGCTTCCGTTACTCCCTGCCCGGCGTCCTCGCCGAGCTCGTCAAGGCGCGCGGCAGCCTGCACCGCATGACCGACCGCCGCGCCCGCGCGGACGCCGCGGCGTTCACGACCGCCGAACTCGCCGCCCTGATCAGGGACAACGCCCACCACCCCTGGACGCCCCCGGTCGGCGGCTACGTGAACGCGCTCGGCCACGACGTGGTGCACGGGCTCGACGTGACCGCCGCGCTCGGCCTGGACCGCAAGGTCCCCCTCGACCGCGTCCGCGTCCTCCTGGACCAGGTCACGCCCAAGACCCTCAAGTTCTTCGGCGCCGACGTCACGGGCGTCGCCCTGCACGCCGACGACCTCGACTGGTCCTACGGCACCGGCACGCCCCTGCACGGCTCCGCGCAGGACCTGCTGCTCCTCACGTACGGCCGAAAGGTCTCCCTGACCTGA
- a CDS encoding cytochrome b, with translation MSGRIERTGAPGPPARPVEPGRGERVADWADGRLGINALAKSQMRKIFPDHWSFMFGEICLYSFLILILTGTYLTLFFEPSMAEVTYDGPYVPLKGLLVSRAYESTVDISMEVRGGLLIRQIHHWAAVVFVAAMLVHMMRVFFTGAFRKPREINWLFGWTLLFLGIITGLTGYSLPDDMLSGTGIRFAQGAILSVPVIGTYLSFFLFGGEFPGNDIIARLYPIHILLLPGIMLGLVVAHLILVFYHKHTQFAGPGRTEKNVVGAPFLPIYIAKAGGFFFLVFGVLAIMGAVASINPVWAIGPYRPDLVSTGAQPDWYLGFSEGLIRVMPSWEINAWGHTLELGVFIPFTLFPLILLAIGVYPFIESWVKGDKREHHIADRPRNAPVRTGLGVAWLGVFAVLMVGGGNDLWATHFHLSINAITWFVRIGFFVVPVIAFFVTHRICLGLQRRDRDKVLHGRETGTIKRLPHGEYIEVHEALSQAELYTLTAHEQPRPYEIGPLVDANGVARKVGRSDRLRARLARAMYGPKAQVPKATPEEYLAIQRGEGEHH, from the coding sequence ATGAGCGGACGCATCGAGCGCACCGGGGCACCTGGACCACCCGCGCGGCCGGTCGAGCCCGGCAGAGGCGAGCGGGTCGCCGACTGGGCGGACGGGCGGCTCGGCATCAACGCCCTCGCCAAGAGCCAGATGCGCAAGATCTTCCCCGACCACTGGTCGTTCATGTTCGGGGAGATCTGCCTCTACAGCTTCCTGATCCTCATCCTCACCGGGACCTATCTGACTCTCTTCTTCGAGCCGAGCATGGCCGAAGTGACGTACGACGGGCCCTATGTGCCGCTCAAGGGCCTGCTCGTCTCCCGGGCGTACGAGTCCACCGTCGACATCAGCATGGAGGTGCGCGGCGGGCTGCTCATCCGGCAGATCCACCACTGGGCCGCGGTCGTCTTCGTCGCCGCGATGCTCGTGCACATGATGCGGGTGTTCTTCACCGGGGCCTTCCGCAAGCCGCGCGAGATCAACTGGCTCTTCGGCTGGACGCTGCTGTTCCTCGGCATCATCACCGGCCTCACCGGCTACTCGCTCCCCGACGACATGCTCTCCGGCACCGGCATCCGCTTCGCGCAGGGCGCCATCCTCTCCGTCCCCGTCATCGGGACGTACCTCTCCTTCTTCCTGTTCGGCGGGGAGTTCCCGGGGAACGACATCATCGCGCGGCTCTATCCGATCCACATCCTGCTGCTGCCCGGCATCATGCTCGGGCTCGTCGTCGCGCACCTGATCCTGGTCTTCTACCACAAGCACACCCAGTTCGCCGGGCCCGGCAGAACCGAGAAGAACGTGGTCGGTGCGCCGTTCCTGCCCATCTACATCGCCAAGGCGGGCGGCTTCTTCTTCCTCGTCTTCGGCGTGCTCGCGATCATGGGCGCGGTCGCCTCCATCAACCCGGTCTGGGCGATCGGCCCCTACCGGCCCGACCTGGTCTCCACCGGCGCTCAACCCGACTGGTACCTCGGCTTCTCCGAGGGGCTGATCCGGGTGATGCCGAGCTGGGAGATCAACGCCTGGGGCCACACCCTCGAACTGGGCGTCTTCATCCCCTTCACCCTCTTCCCGCTGATCCTGCTCGCGATCGGCGTCTATCCCTTCATCGAGTCCTGGGTCAAGGGCGACAAGCGGGAGCACCACATCGCGGACCGGCCGCGCAACGCACCGGTGCGCACCGGGCTCGGCGTCGCCTGGCTCGGGGTGTTCGCCGTGCTGATGGTCGGCGGCGGCAACGACCTGTGGGCGACCCACTTCCACCTCTCCATCAACGCCATCACCTGGTTCGTACGGATCGGCTTCTTCGTCGTCCCGGTCATCGCGTTCTTCGTGACCCACCGGATCTGCCTCGGACTCCAGCGCAGGGACCGGGACAAGGTGCTGCACGGCCGCGAGACGGGCACCATCAAACGGCTGCCGCACGGCGAGTACATCGAGGTCCACGAGGCGCTCTCGCAGGCCGAGTTGTACACGCTGACCGCCCATGAGCAGCCCCGGCCCTACGAGATAGGGCCCCTGGTCGACGCAAACGGCGTCGCCCGCAAGGTCGGCCGCTCCGACCGGCTGCGGGCCCGTCTGGCCCGCGCCATGTACGGGCCCAAGGCGCAGGTGCCGAAGGCGACGCCGGAGGAGTACCTCGCGATCCAGCGGGGGGAGGGCGAGCACCACTGA